One genomic region from Salvia hispanica cultivar TCC Black 2014 chromosome 2, UniMelb_Shisp_WGS_1.0, whole genome shotgun sequence encodes:
- the LOC125204118 gene encoding pentatricopeptide repeat-containing protein At1g26900, mitochondrial-like, translated as MIRRDITSQCWRRLYNSSIHHHFSTLSSDQNLISLLQSCHQIRQTARIHCLMVKTGLDRIPFPLSKLLAQVSTQDINYADSIFNQIKSPNLYMFNTMLRAHSISPDPGNSLLLFNRMRAENHSFDFDQFTFISVLKSCSSLVEIRAGLGVHTDVLKSGFDSVLNVMNALLHFYCVCGMIKDARQVFDELRLRKDVVSWNTLMGGYLCVKEYSLVWDFFKLFCRDSFGVGVGVGVSVTTLLNVVSAVGHLLNESLGETIHVLCFKLGFLSNLNVVAALISMYGKHGRVQSARRIFDEIDDKRDVVLWNSLIDGYARTGLLEEAMELLSLMKDRGIRPNSSTVAGLLSACSASGALGIGEYVHGYVEEEQLPLDAVLSTAIVDMYAKSGLLDKAVNVFNRLEFKDVKSWTAMISGCGVHGRADHAVTLFRRMEEEGVVPNEVTFLTVMNACSHGGLMREGLSCFRKMANVYQLRPKIEHYGCMIDLLGRAGFLEEAYELIKGLPVERDATALRALLGACKVYGNVKLAEHVKEQLEGIHENHTADSLSLAGAYVAAGMVADQSYEVETARKGAGYSKIDLPF; from the coding sequence ATGATCAGAAGAGATATTACGTCGCAATGTTGGCGCCGATTATACAACTCCTCCATCCATCACCACTTCTCCACACTTTCCTCGGACCAAAATCTCATCTCCCTTCTCCAATCATGCCATCAAATCCGCCAAACTGCTCGAATTCACTGTTTGATGGTGAAGACCGGTCTCGACCGAATCCCATTTCCACTGAGCAAGCTTCTCGCTCAAGTCTCTACGCAGGATATCAATTACGCAGACTCCATCTTCAACCAGATAAAAAGCCCCAATCTTTACATGTTCAACACCATGCTCCGTGCCCATTCTATCAGCCCCGATCCCGGAAATTCCCTCCTTTTGTTTAATCGCATGAGGGCTGAGAATCACAGCTTCGATTTCGATCAGTTTACATTCATTTCGGTTCTGAAATCTTGCTCCAGTTTAGTGGAGATTCGGGCCGGGCTTGGAGTTCATACCGACGTCTTGAAATCTGGATTCGATTCGGTTTTGAATGTGATGAATGCTCTTCTGcatttttattgtgtttgtgGCATGATTAAAGATGCTCGCCAAGTGTTCGATGAATTGCGTCTGAGAAAAGACGTGGTTTCTTGGAATACTTTAATGGGGGGATATCTTTGCGTGAAGGAATATTCTCTGGTTTGGGATTTCTTTAAACTATTTTGCAGAGATAGTTTTGGtgttggtgttggtgttgGTGTGAGTGTGACTACTTTGCTAAATGTTGTTTCAGCTGTGGGGCATTTGTTGAATGAATCATTGGGAGAAACTATACATGTGCTTTGCTTCAAGCTTGGTTTCTTGTCGAATTTAAACGTGGTGGCGGCTTTGATTTCCATGTACGGGAAGCACGGCCGCGTGCAATCTGCGCGTCGAATctttgatgaaattgatgatAAGAGAGATGTTGTGTTGTGGAACTCTCTAATTGATGGATATGCTAGAACTGGTCTTCTTGAAGAAGCAATGGAGTTGCTGAGTTTGATGAAGGATCGTGGCATACGGCCTAATTCTTCTACGGTAGCGGGGTTGCTTTCTGCTTGCTCTGCCTCGGGGGCTCTTGGGATAGGCGAATACGTGCATGGCTATGTTGAGGAGGAGCAGTTGCCGTTGGATGCAGTTCTCAGCACAGCAATAGTGGACATGTACGCCAAAAGCGGGCTTCTTGATAAGGCGGTCAATGTTTTCAACAGGTTGGAGTTTAAGGATGTCAAGAGCTGGACGGCTATGATCTCGGGTTGTGGAGTGCACGGGCGAGCAGATCACGCAGTCACACTTTTTCGTAGAATGGAGGAGGAGGGTGTTGTGCCGAATGAGGTAACGTTTCTGACGGTTATGAATGCTTGTAGCCATGGAGGCTTGATGAGAGAAGGGCTGAGCTGTTTCAGGAAGATGGCGAATGTTTATCAGTTAAGGCCGAAGATCGAGCACTACGGATGCATGATTGATCTCTTGGGCCGCGCCGGCTTCCTGGAGGAAGCGTACGAGCTGATCAAAGGATTGCCGGTCGAGAGGGACGCCACTGCTTTGCGCGCATTGCTTGGAGCGTGTAAAGTGTACGGGAATGTCAAGCTGGCCGAGCACGTGAAGGAACAGCTCGAAGGGATCCATGAAAATCACACGGCCGATTCACTCAGCCTTGCTGGTGCTTATGTTGCTGCTGGAATGGTAGCAGATCAAAGTTATGAAGTGGAGACTGCTAGGAAGGGAGCCGGATATAGCAAAATTGATTTACCATTTTga
- the LOC125204119 gene encoding enoyl-CoA hydratase 2, peroxisomal-like, with protein MAGTSETDPNLVTSYQFPQLTYSYTERDAALYALGVGACSKDAVDDKELKYVYHHESIQVLPTFATLISVEFLSWIKQMPGLVFDPSLLLHGQQYIEIYKSLPSNGCILNKATISGLHDKGKSAVLEVEISSYEKESGVLLCVQRMSLYLRGAGGFSKSSQPYSFSKYPSSQTFTYKIPKSQPFAVFEECTQPSQALLYRLSGDYNPLHSDPKAAETTGFSRPILHGLCTLGFAVRAIIYRICQGDQNMIRNITGKFLLHVYPGETLITEMWVDGMRVVYQLKVKERNKAALSGVVTLNYFTSSL; from the exons ATGGCTGGAACATCAGAGACTGATCCCAATCTCGTCACTTCATATCAATTCCCGCAG TTGACATACAGCTATACGGAAAG GGACGCTGCATTATATGCGCTTGGTGTTGGAGCTTGCTCCAAAGATGCGGTTGATGATAAGGAGCTCAAATATGTCTACCATCACGAATCCATTCAG GTTTTGCCAACATTTGCTACTCTAATTTCTGTTGAATTTCTGTCATGGATTAAACAGATGCCGGGTTTGGT ATTTGATCCTAGCCTCCTATTACATGGGCAACAGTACATAGAGATATACAAATCTCTTCCTTCCAATGGTTGT ATACTAAATAAGGCGACAATTTCTGGGTTGCATGATAAAG GTAAGTCAGCAGTTCTCGAGGTTGAAATTTCAAGTTACGAAAAAGAGTCTGGCGTATTACTGTGTGTGCAACG GATGTCTCTTTATTTGCGGGGTGCTGGTGGATTCTCAAAATCATCCCAGCCTTACTCTTTTTCCAAATACCCATCCAGTCAGACATTCACTTATAAAATTCCGAAAAGTCAACCATTTGCTGTTTTTGAAGAATGCACACAACCCTCACAG GCCCTCCTTTACAGACTTTCTGGTGATTACAACCCACTGCACTCGGATCCTAAGGCTGCTGAAACGACTGG ATTCTCTCGTCCGATCTTGCATGGACTGTGCACACTCGGATTTGCAGTCAGAGCCATCATCTATAGGATCTGTCAGGGTGACCAAAATATGATCCGGAACATAACTGGGAAATTTCTGTTACATGTCTACCCAGGCGAAACATTGATAACTGAAATGTGGGTCGACGGAATGAG AGTGGTTTATCAGTTGAAGGTCAAAGAACGAAACAAGGCTGCACTTTCTGGCGTCGTCACTCTCAACTACTTCACCTCGTCTCTGTGA
- the LOC125204117 gene encoding putative pentatricopeptide repeat-containing protein At2g01510, with the protein MKDWAHKRSLWFLRKGTYFCGKGCNFSSFGSNLVDARSIKTGFDLEISRYNFQLKHLVAQSKLSEASKLFDEMPRRNICSVNMMISCHVNSGNLSYAHQLFDGMGDRTAVSWTILMGGYARSNKPMDAFNLYAEMFRSGMKPDHVTVTTLLSSCDETMTRNDVHQVHSHITKLGFGCDLGVCNSLIDAYCKSRNLSLAFQLFKEMVAGDIITYNTLITGYAKEGIREEAIKLFSEMQHFGFRPSDFTFAALLHACAGMDGATLGQQVHGLVIKTNFHWDVFVGNALLDFYSKQDCMEDVTKLFDEMMELDGVSYNIVITSYAWNGKIEEVFELFRELQLSKFSRRNFPFATLLSIAANTQDIEMGRQIHAQTLLTTADSENQVGNALVDMYAKCGRFDEADVIFKNLASKSSVSWTAMISAYIQLGLHDEALKLFNEMRGNDVRGDQATFASILRAAANLALVSLGKQLHSCIIGAGFMSNVFCGSALLDMYAKCGSLKDAIVVFRDMPERNTISWNALISAYAQNGDGKATLRSFEEMVKSGLHPDPVSFLNVLTACSHSGHVDEALEHFNLMTQTYKVVPRKEHYASLIDALCRRGRFKEAEVFMAQMPFTPDEIIWSSILYSCRIHKNQELAKKAADELFKIDELRDAGAYVTMSNIYAEAGDWEHMAKVKKAMRDRGVQKLAAYSWVEVKQKVHAFTANDRTHPLSEEIARKIDILTEQMEKEGYKPDVSCTLQNVSDELKAESLKYHSERLAIAFALITTPEGSPILVMKNLRACVDCHAAIKVISRIVKREITVRDCNRFHHFKDGVCSCGDYW; encoded by the exons ATGAAAGACTGGGCGCACAAGCGATCCCTCTG GTTCTTGCGCAAGGGCACATATTTCTGTGGAAAAGGTTGTAACTTCAG CTCGTTTGGCTCGAATTTGGTGGATGCTCGCTCCATCAAGACTGGTTTTGACTTAGAGATCAGCCGGTACAACTTCCAGCTCAAGCATTTGGTTGCACAGAGCAAGCTCTCCGAGGCAAGCAAATTGTTCGATGAAATGCCCCGCAGAAACATATGCTCGGTGAACATGATGATCTCCTGTCATGTCAACTCAGGCAATCTTTCTTACGCCCATCAGTTGTTTGACGGTATGGGTGATCGGACTGCGGTGTCGTGGACGATTCTCATGGGGGGATACGCacgaagtaataaacctatggATGCTTTTAATCTTTATGCCGAGATGTTTAGGTCGGGGATGAAACCCGATCATGTGACTGTGACGACTCTTTTGTCGAGCTGCGATGAGACTATGACTAGAAATGATGTGCACCAGGTTCATTCTCATATCACTAAATTAGGATTTGGCTGTGACCTTGGTGTTTGTAACAGTTTGATTGATGCTTACTGCAAATCTCGAAATCTTAGTTTAGCTTTTCAGCTGTTTAAGGAAATGGTGGCGGGGGATATCATTACTTATAACACGTTGATTACAGGGTATGCGAAAGAAGGGATTCGTGAAGAAGCGATAAAGCTTTTTTCAGAAATGCAGCATTTTGGTTTTAGGCCGTCAGATTTCACTTTTGCGGCCCTTTTACACGCATGTGCTGGAATGGATGGTGCGACCCTCGGGCAACAGGTTCACGGTCTGGTGATCAAGACAAACTTCCATTGGGATGTATTTGTTGGCAATGCGCTTCTTGATTTTTACTCCAAACAAGATTGTATGGAAGATGTGACGAAGCTGTTTGATGAAATGATGGAGTTGGATGGTGTATCTTACAATATTGTCATCACAAGTTATGCGTGGAACGGAAAAATTGAAGAGGTTTTCGAGCTATTCAGAGAGTTACAGTTGAGCAAGTTCAGTAGAAGAAACTTTCCCTTTGCAACTTTGTTGAGTATAGCGGCAAATACGCAAGATATAGAGATGGGAAGGCAGATCCATGCGCAGACGCTTTTGACAACCGCTGATTCAGAGAATCAAGTAGGGAATGCCCTTGTTGACATGTATGCCAAATGTGGCAGATTTGATGAAGCAGatgttatatttaaaaatttggcTAGCAAAAGCTCGGTTTCCTGGACAGCAATGATATCAGCCTATATTCAACTAGGCCTCCATGACGAAGCGCTTAAGCTGTTCAATGAGATGCGAGGGAATGATGTCCGTGGGGACCAAGCAACATTTGCTTCTATTTTGAGAGCTGCAGCGAACCTGGCCTTAGTTTCACTTGGGAAGCAATTGCACTCGTGCATCATTGGTGCTGGGTTTATGTCAAATGTCTTCTGTGGTAGTGCACTCCTAGACATGTATGCTAAATGTGGATCTTTGAAGGATGCGATCGTAGTTTTCAGAGATATGCCTGAGAGAAACACGATATCATGGAACGCTCTGATATCTGCATATGCTCAGAACGGAGATGGTAAAGCCACTCTGAGGTCCTTCGAAGAGATGGTAAAGTCGGGTCTTCATCCCGATCCTGTTAGCTTTCTTAATGTTTTGACTGCCTGCAGCCACTCGGGGCACGTTGATGAAGCATTAGAGCATTTCAATCTCATGACCCAGACTTACAAAGTTGTTCCAAGGAAAGAGCACTATGCCTCGTTGATAGATGCACTATGCAGACGGGGCAGATTTAAGGAAGCGGAGGTGTTCATGGCCCAAATGCCGTTCACACCAGATGAAATCATATGGTCGtccattttatattcatgCAGGATCCATAAGAATCAAGAGTTAGCTAAGAAAGCCGCAGATGAACTTTTTAAGATAGATGAGCTTAGGGATGCTGGTGCCTACGTTACCATGTCTAATATTTATGCAGAGGCAGGAGACTGGGAACACATGGCGAAGGTGAAGAAGGCTATGAGAGATCGTGGAGTGCAAAAATTGGCTGCTTATAGCTGGGTTGAAGTTAAACAAAAGGTTCACGCCTTCACTGCCAATGATAGGACTCATCCACTTAGTGAGGAGATTGCGAGAAAGATAGACATTTTGACGGAACAGATGGAAAAGGAAGGCTACAAGCCTGATGTTAGTTGTACTCTTCAAAATGTGAGTGACGAACTAAAAGCAGAATCACTGAAATATCACAGTGAAAGGCTGGCAATTGCGTTTGCACTCATAACTACTCCAGAGGGATCGCCTATACTGGTGATGAAAAACCTAAGAGCTTGTGTAGACTGCCATGCTGCTATTAAAGTGATCTCAAGAATTGTTAAACGGGAAATTACTGTTAGGGATTGTAATAGGTTCCATCATTTTAAAGATGGAGTATGTTCGTGTGGTGATTATTGGTGA
- the LOC125207098 gene encoding L-ascorbate oxidase homolog: MPSPPLRLAALLLCLAVAVADSPYRFFHWNVTYGTISPLGVPQQGILINGQFPGPEIYSVTNDNIIVNVFNSLNEPFLIHWNGVQNRRNSFEDGVIGTTCPIPPGRNSTYILQMKDQIGSFYYFPSLAMQKAAGGFGGIRIMSRPLIPVPFGPPADDFTLLIGDWYKNNHTILRRLLDRGKKLPFPHGVLINGRGPGATVFTVDQGKTYRLRICNVGLQNSLNFRIQGHKMKVVEIEGTHTLQISYSSLDIHLGQCMSVLITADQPPRNYYVVTSTRFTSQVLTNTAFLKYSSSNTPASGPLPGGPTTQIDWSINQARSLRTNLTASGPRPNPQGSYHYGMIKTVKTIRLASSAGQVNGKQRYALNSVSFVAPDTPMKLADYFKIDGVYHLGSISEAPNGAGIHTDTSVLGADYRTFIEIVFENYEDIMQSYHLAGYSFWVVGMDGGQWSSNSRNQYNLRDAVSRCTVQVYPRSWSAIYVALDNVGMWNLRSEFWARQYLGQQTYLRVYTASTSLRDEYPIPKNARLCGRARGRHTRPI, encoded by the exons ATGCCATCTCCGCCGCTGAGACTAGCGGCTCTACTTCTGTGCTtggccgtcgccgtcgccgacAGCCCCTACAGATTCTTCCATTGGAACGTCACTTACGGCACCATCTCTCCTCTCGGAGTCCCTCAACAG GGCATTTTGATCAATGGCCAATTTCCGGGACCCGAAATTTACTCTGTCACCAATGATAACATCATTGTCAATGTGTTCAACAGCTTGAACGAGCCTTTCCTGATTCATTG GAATGGAGTGCAGAATAGGAGGAACTCGTTCGAGGACGGCGTGATCGGGACAACGTGCCCGATCCCGCCCGGTCGGAACTCCACATATATTCTGCAAATGAAGGATCAAATAGGGAGTTTCTAttacttcccatctttggcaATGCAAAAGGCTGCTGGTGGATTTGGAGGCATCAGAATCATGAGCAGGCCTCTAATCCCAGTCCCATTTGGTCCACCAGCAGATGATTTCACTCTCTTAATTGGAGATTGGTACAAAAATAATCACACT ATCTTGAGGAGACTTCTGGACAGGGGGAAGAAACTGCCTTTCCCCCACGGTGTTCTGATCAACGGGCGCGGGCCCGGGGCCACGGTCTTCACCGTGGACCAAGGGAAGACGTACCGCCTTAGGATATGCAATGTGGGACTTCAGAACTCCCTCAATTTCCGCATCCAAGGCCATAAGATGAAGGTGGTCGAGATCGAAGGAACGCACACGCTACAGATCAGCTACTCGTCCCTCGACATCCACCTCGGGCAGTGCATGTCCGTCCTGATCACCGCTGATCAGCCCCCTCGGAACTACTACGTTGTCACATCCACCCGCTTCACCTCTCAGGTCCTCACCAACACTGCCTTCCTCAAATACTCCAGCTCCAACACCCCCGCCTCCGGCCCACTTCCCGGGGGCCCCACCACTCAGATTGACTGGTCCATCAACCAGGCTCGCTCATTGAG GACTAATTTGACTGCAAGTGGACCAAGGCCGAACCCGCAGGGGTCGTACCACTACGGCATGATCAAGACcgtgaagacgatcaggctGGCCAGCTCGGCCGGCCAGGTGAACGGCAAGCAAAGGTACGCCCTCAACAGCGTGTCCTTTGTGGCGCCCGACACGCCCATGAAGCTAGCCGACTACTTCAAGATAGACGGAGTGTACCACCTGGGAAGCATCTCTGAAGCTCCCAACGGGGCCGGAATACACACGGACACATCGGTCTTGGGGGCCGACTACAGGACCTTCATCGAGATTGTCTTCGAGAACTACGAGGACATCATGCAGAGCTACCATCTCGCGGGCTACTCCTTCTGGGTAGTAGG AATGGACGGAGGGCAATGGAGCTCAAATAGCCGGAACCAGTACAACCTCCGGGATGCAGTGTCCCGTTGCACGGTGCAAGTGTACCCGAGGTCGTGGAGCGCAATCTACGTAGCGCTAGACAATGTGGGGATGTGGAACTTGAGGTCGGAGTTCTGGGCGAGACAGTACCTCGGGCAGCAGACGTACCTGAGGGTTTACACGGCGTCCACCTCGTTGAGAGACGAGTATCCGATTCCGAAGAATGCTCGGCTCTGCGGCAGGGCAAGAGGGAGGCACACTCGCCCCATATGA